The genomic window CTCTTGGAAGACCTTAACCTGTTCTTCTTCCGGTAAATTTTCCACTTCCTCCAGCAACTGCTCATAATTTAAAAGTTGATCAACCCCGACATCAAGCAAATCAATACTTAAAATTGTGCAGTCATCAATTTTTAAAGCCCGGCTGGTAAATTCGTCATCGGAAGTGTACAGTTCTGATTTTTCACTTGATCTTAATGTTTTCACGACTTCCTGCCGTGTTTTGAGAGATGCCAACTTTCCTTTATCTTTAATATCGCCGGCAAATTCCTGATTTTTTGATAATTTTTCCGTCAAAGTTGACCCGTCCGCCAATTTTTTACCTTCTATCTCGCCGGCAGTATGCGGTTTAACAAAATCCATCAAATTCAGCATGCGGTAATATAAAGTGAGCTTATCAAACAGAGCCGAATCTTGCGCGTGCAACTTGTCTTTTCTGACATCCCGAAGCAAATCCTTATTTAACGACCGGACACCATTTTTAATTTCAAAAATTTGGCGCTCTTCACCTTCCTCCGTGCGCACGGTATTTGTTGCCATTATTTCTTTACCCAACTTCGAGAAATTTTTTACAGATCGCAAAACCGCCGCATCAAAGTCCCCTTCTTGGCCTTCAAAAATTTTATAATCCGCCAAACCCAAACTTTCCGCCAGCCGGTGAATTTCCATTGCCCGGCTTAACACTGATGATTTTGCCACCGACAGGGCAATCTCTTTATTTATATTTTTTTCATCTGCTTCACCAACCTCGCTCACCCCCGCATTGAGCCGGTAGCCGACACCCCTGAACTGTTCTTCAAATTCATCCAAAATTTGCTTCTTGGCTTTGCCTTCAGGCGTTTTTTTGTATGTTTTTAATAATTTATATATAAAACCTTCCTGTTCTCCGTTTTCTCCGGCCATGGCTTCATTCACCCCGGCGCTTATCTCACTAATAATTTCATTAACATTTATTCCGGCTTCAACCAATTTAGCATTCGTTGTCTTGTCTATTTTTAAAACGCTGTTTTTATAGTCCTGGGCCAAAACTAAATTATCTATCTGTGCTTCATCCAGCTCGGGCAAACTTTTCAGTAAAACTTTTTTAAACTGGTCTTTTAAAATATTCCTGCCGGCAATTAACATTTCATCAACATGGCTCTGGCCGAAAACAACGTCATTTAGATGTTTAATTGTCAAAAATTTATCAGCCGGGACGGAAATGTTTATAACCACATCTCCCGGCTCCAGATTGCCGTAAACATTGCCCCAATCGCGCCGTTCAAGCATGGAAGCGGTCATCTTTTTTTCCTTATCATCCAAAATTTCACCTGTTTCCAGTTTCGCAAAAGCAATTTCAGCTGCGCCCGTTTTACGTTCTGTCTGACGCTGTTCGGCCGGGTTTACCCAATCCGGCCCCTTCATGGTCTCATGATATATCGCCTCGTTTTCCGCGTTCACCAATAAATCAACTATTTCCATTTTAATGCCGTTTAGCTCGTCCATTTCCTCTTTATTCAATTTTAAAAATTCGGTCAGTTGCGCTTTAAGCGCCTCGTAGTGGCCATTTAATTCTTTAGAATATTTTTCCACCATCGCCAAAAGCTCCCTGGCCTGCTCTTCGGCAGTCGGTTTGGCCGATTTAGGAACTGTTTGCTCTGATTCGTTTTTGGCAATCGCTTCTTTTCTCATATGCTTTTTATCTTTAAAAGAATAGTTTGCATTTTTTTAAAATCATTATCTTTGAGCGTCTGGGCGCGTTCACTGATAAGTGCGTGATCTATTTTCTTTTTTTGCGCGGAAAATCTTCTTAAAAAATCTTTGTCCTGTTTTATTTTTCTGGCCAGCACTCCGGTTTGCCATTTTATCGTATCTGCCAAAATATTTTTCAATTTAGCCAAACGTTCCGGCGCCAGCCCGGCTTTTACCTTATCTAAAATTTGAGCCCTAAATTCGGGCTCAAAAACAAAAATCTGTTCAAGCAAATTTCCAATTTCATTATCGCCGTTTGCGGGCATATTATAAAAGCTGATAGCTCTTGGTCGGCTCTTTCACTCCGTTAAAGACAACATCTTTGATATTAAACACGCCAAACTGCCGGCCGTCCAAAAATCCGGCCATGGCCGCCTCGGCCAGCCAGCCGCTTTCCACCCAATCATAGAGCCATTCATTGGTATATTTCGGATTATTCTGGGAGATGCCGGCGCCGATTGTTTTCAACCAGGTTCTGTTAAATACTTCCTGTGAGCCCAGCGAAGGCGCCATAATTATCGGGGTGCCCAAAGCGGTATAAAACACCAGTTCGCTCGGTTTGGTCCACAGCACATCGGTCGTCTTAAGATGTTCGCTAAAATCTTTAAAATAATCCTCTTTTTCCGTGGCAAAAATTATTTTTATGTTTCTGTCCAATTGCTTGCAGAGTCCGCTGATTCGTATCTGTTCTTTAAAAAATGTATAAACATCATTGCGCGAACCGGCCACCAAATTAAGATTAATCTCTTCATTATGCAATTTCTTTTTCAAACTCGCTAAAATATCAATAGCTATGTGCTTTTGCGCACCGGCTCCGCCCACGGCAAAAGTCAAGGTGAGCGGATGATGATGCTGATGCTCTTTTTTTACGTCCTTTAAAAATTTATTGATCGTTTCCCAATATTTTTGTCGGTATCTTTTGTCAGGATCAAGATTAACGACGCGATCGGACAAATCCGCCTTCAGGGTCTTAAGTCCCGGTCCGCCTAAATTTTCTTCCGGCAATGGAAACCCGGTTAAAAATATATTTTCCGCCGGCACCCCGTATAATTTCAGACGATCAACCACCCGCCGGCAAGGCGCCAGATACTTTATCCGGCTTTTTTGCGGATTCAGCGCCACCCAGGCCCGGCTGATGTCAGCATCGCACAAAACACAATAGATATCATTTTTAAAACCGTGCTCTTCGGCAAAAAAAGAAACCGTAAAAAAAGTGGTGATTAAAGGAATATTTTTGGTGTTCAAATAATCAATAAAATCTTTTCCCCAGCCATTATGTATCCATTTATACATCTGCGTCATTTCAAAAGTCGGCTTGGATAAATCCCGGCGCGGATAAAAATCAGCGATGCGCTGGGCCTTGTCATAAAGCCCGAACAAAAAACTGCCGACTAACGGCACGTTGGAAAGCCGGGAAACAAATCCGTAAAACTTTTCCGAATTATTCCAAACGTCAAAGTCCTTTTTTGGTATGCCCTGATAATTGTTGGCGGTTATGACTTTGCCGGTCGGTGAAAGACCCCGCAAGGGATAAGCGGCTCTTTGATGTCCATAACCCATATCTACGGCCACAATCCAGGCCTTTTGTTCTGCCTCCGTCATATACTATTAAATCGTTTATTTTTAGCAAATAAAAATCCCATTGTTCTGTCAAACTTTGAAGGAAATATTTGCACGCCAAAACCGTTTTCGCGCAGTTTTTGCTCAATTTGCTGATATTCCTTACCATTATGATACTCCAAAATGATGAAATTTACCATATTTAAATCGCTGGCTTTAAGGTTTTCAAACACCTCATACTCCCCGCCTTCAATATCCATCTTCAAAAGAGATATCTTTTTTATTTTATTTTGCCGGCAAAAATCCGCCAATGAATATGCTTGAACTTTTATTGAATTTTCCTTTATCTCCCCGTCAGCCAGTTTGTGATTATGCGAATCGGCGCTTATTTCCAATAATCTTTTGCCGCTTTCTCCCGCCAAAGCCCCGCTAATTACATAAACACCTTTCAGTTTATTGGCTTTAACATGTTTTTGCAGTAATTTTAAATTGTTCGGTTCCGGTTCAAGCGCAAAAATTTTCGCCTTACCACCCAGCATTTTACAATAAAAAACAAAAAAACCGGCATGAGCGCCCACATCAACTATCGGATACTTCGCCGACTTGATCACAAAATCGGCCGCCCGGTATTCTTTATATTTAAAAATCTCATTAAAAACGCTGGCGTCGGCCTCATCGCGCAAATTAAAATGCCAATCTTTATAATTAATTTCCATATATCAATATTTTACCTTAAACTGCGAATTTTTCAAGGTTGTGCTTGTCATTTTAAACCCTCAATAATACATTACCTATTATAGAGCATGAGTAAAAGATAAGTATGAATATAGAGGAAGAGATGCTGAAAGCTTATAACTCGCATGCTGATTCAATACTCAAATTTTGCCTGTACAGGGTTTATGACAAAGAAACAGCTGAAGATCTGACCCAGGAAACTTTTCTGCATTTATACACCTACCTGCTTAAAGGCAACAGTATCGCTAATGTCAGAAGCTTTCTCTATCACACGGCTAACAATATAATCATCGATTATTCCCGGAAACAAAAAGAAGTGTCGCTGGACATTATGATGGACAATGGTTTTGAACCGGCCGGAAAAGTGGAAAATTTCGGTTTGGATGAAGAGTGGTTGATAAATGTCATCAAACAAATAAGAAAGGACTACAGCGCCCCCCTACTTTTGCGTTATGTTGAAGAGTTGAAACCAAAAGAAATCGCACAAGTTTTAGGAAAATCACAAAATGAAATATCAGTAAAAATCTATCGCGGCCTTAAAAAATTAAAACAAATCCTGGCTGAAGGCGGCCTGCATGAGGTCTAACTGCTCTGCTTGACAGCTC from Patescibacteria group bacterium includes these protein-coding regions:
- a CDS encoding FkbM family methyltransferase, which gives rise to MEINYKDWHFNLRDEADASVFNEIFKYKEYRAADFVIKSAKYPIVDVGAHAGFFVFYCKMLGGKAKIFALEPEPNNLKLLQKHVKANKLKGVYVISGALAGESGKRLLEISADSHNHKLADGEIKENSIKVQAYSLADFCRQNKIKKISLLKMDIEGGEYEVFENLKASDLNMVNFIILEYHNGKEYQQIEQKLRENGFGVQIFPSKFDRTMGFLFAKNKRFNSI
- a CDS encoding RNA polymerase sigma factor, producing the protein MNIEEEMLKAYNSHADSILKFCLYRVYDKETAEDLTQETFLHLYTYLLKGNSIANVRSFLYHTANNIIIDYSRKQKEVSLDIMMDNGFEPAGKVENFGLDEEWLINVIKQIRKDYSAPLLLRYVEELKPKEIAQVLGKSQNEISVKIYRGLKKLKQILAEGGLHEV